A stretch of the Massilia varians genome encodes the following:
- a CDS encoding rhamnogalacturonan acetylesterase, with protein MRLTILGAAIGALLLAGCASQPQAEHVKRFAFGGAAPAGYTQVAAGTTYEAGRGYGFEPGAALGSYFSVDLPEGNYRVTVTLGDDTQPSTTTIKSELRRLALENVETAPGQKRERSFIVNVRNPRIPAANGVAAGEVKLNVPRETVSEAWNWDQRLTLEFSGARPAVRTVEIAPVQVSTLFLLGDSTVSDQPGEPYNSWGQMLPRFLKPSVAVANYAQSGETYRDSLSKRRLDKILSQMKPGDTLLMQYGHNDQKQIASGKGGPFTTYKAEIKTHVEMVRARGGLPVIVSSMERRRFDPAGKVQLTLSDYAEAARQSARELDVPFIDLHAMSQTMYAALGVEGSKAAFALPAPGRLDNTHHNNYGSYVLAKAIVLGMRQAKLPVASHVVDDFAFDPAHPDPVSSFAVPPSPGLKAERPAGDEGSRELRAPSTGSAQ; from the coding sequence ATGCGATTGACCATCCTCGGCGCCGCCATCGGCGCCCTCCTGCTGGCGGGCTGCGCGTCCCAGCCCCAGGCGGAGCACGTGAAGCGCTTCGCTTTCGGCGGCGCGGCCCCGGCCGGCTACACCCAGGTGGCCGCCGGCACCACCTACGAGGCCGGCCGCGGCTACGGCTTCGAGCCGGGCGCGGCGCTGGGCAGCTATTTTTCGGTCGATCTCCCGGAGGGGAACTACCGCGTGACGGTCACCCTGGGCGACGACACCCAGCCGTCCACCACCACCATCAAGTCCGAACTGCGCCGCCTGGCGCTCGAGAACGTAGAGACCGCGCCCGGCCAGAAGCGCGAGCGCAGCTTCATCGTGAACGTGCGTAACCCGCGGATCCCGGCTGCCAACGGCGTCGCGGCCGGCGAAGTCAAGCTCAACGTCCCGCGCGAGACCGTGAGCGAAGCCTGGAACTGGGACCAGCGCCTGACGCTCGAATTCAGCGGCGCCCGCCCGGCGGTGCGTACCGTGGAGATCGCGCCGGTACAGGTGTCGACCCTGTTCCTGCTGGGCGACTCGACCGTCAGCGACCAGCCGGGCGAGCCCTACAACAGCTGGGGCCAGATGCTGCCGCGCTTCCTGAAGCCCTCGGTGGCGGTGGCCAATTATGCGCAGTCGGGCGAGACCTACCGCGATTCGCTGTCCAAGCGCCGCCTCGACAAGATCCTGAGCCAGATGAAGCCGGGCGACACGCTCCTGATGCAGTACGGGCACAACGACCAGAAGCAGATCGCCTCCGGCAAGGGCGGCCCCTTCACCACCTACAAGGCCGAGATCAAGACCCACGTCGAGATGGTGCGCGCCCGAGGTGGCCTGCCGGTGATCGTCTCGTCGATGGAACGGCGCCGCTTCGACCCGGCGGGCAAGGTCCAGCTCACCCTGAGCGACTACGCCGAAGCGGCGCGCCAGTCGGCCCGGGAACTGGACGTGCCCTTCATCGACCTGCATGCGATGAGCCAGACCATGTACGCGGCGCTCGGCGTGGAAGGCTCGAAGGCCGCGTTCGCCCTGCCCGCGCCGGGCCGCCTCGACAATACCCACCACAACAACTATGGCAGCTACGTGCTGGCCAAGGCCATCGTGCTCGGCATGCGCCAGGCGAAGCTGCCGGTGGCCTCCCACGTGGTCGACGACTTCGCCTTCGACCCGGCCCACCCGGACCCGGTGTCGTCCTTCGCGGTGCCGCCGAGCCCGGGCCTCAAGGCGGAGCGTCCGGCCGGCGACGAGGGCAGCCGCGAGCTGCGCGCACCAAGCACCGGGAGCGCGCAATGA
- a CDS encoding 3-keto-disaccharide hydrolase, with translation MVKHTELCSILASVAVLAGCATQGVRPFDAADGLELVASPSVDPATVWSRGADGVVAVSGKPPGYIATRASYTNYRMHVEWRWPGKPGNAGVLLHVASGPKDGAWPLSVQVQTKHGYAGDILPMAGAGFAEPLTTAPGAYPAIKGHTAPDSERPPGEWNSAEILARDGVIEVAINGVAQNRVSAVKPAQGRIGFQLEGAPYELRNIAITPLP, from the coding sequence ATGGTAAAGCACACTGAACTTTGCAGTATTCTCGCATCCGTGGCCGTGCTGGCCGGCTGCGCCACCCAGGGCGTGCGCCCCTTCGACGCCGCGGACGGGCTCGAGCTGGTCGCCAGCCCGAGCGTCGATCCGGCCACCGTCTGGTCGCGCGGCGCCGATGGCGTGGTTGCGGTATCCGGCAAGCCGCCGGGCTACATCGCCACCCGCGCCAGCTATACCAACTACCGCATGCACGTCGAATGGCGCTGGCCGGGTAAACCGGGCAACGCCGGCGTGCTGCTGCATGTCGCCTCGGGGCCGAAGGATGGCGCCTGGCCGCTCAGCGTGCAGGTGCAGACCAAGCATGGATACGCCGGCGACATCCTGCCGATGGCGGGCGCCGGGTTTGCCGAGCCGCTCACCACGGCGCCGGGCGCCTACCCGGCCATCAAGGGGCATACGGCGCCAGACAGCGAACGCCCGCCCGGGGAATGGAACAGCGCCGAGATCCTGGCGCGCGACGGCGTCATCGAGGTGGCAATCAACGGCGTGGCGCAGAACCGCGTCAGCGCCGTGAAGCCAGCTCAAGGCCGGATCGGCTTCCAGCTCGAGGGCGCGCCCTACGAGCTGCGCAACATCGCGATCACGCCGCTGCCGTAA
- a CDS encoding rhamnogalacturonan acetylesterase has protein sequence MSFLSTLIRAGAMLLLACGVAHAQAPAAAVNTDPARAQVKLPEPANPALPSIILIGDSTVRNGHDDGQGQGAQGQWGWGNPLAAWFDSTKVNVVNRAVGGLSSRTYATSGHWERTLAFVKPGDIVLMQFGHNDASPINDDKRARGTIRGIGSESQEIDNILTGKRETVYSYGGYLRKYILETRAKGATPVVVSLIPRKAWVEEGPDAGKVRRNKGDYAGWAEQVARMEKVGFIDLNELAARRYDEMGREGVMKMFPVTVPDERIHTNWAGAALNAQLVVDGLKALGDPRMASFLKPVEDVRPVVDARTVREEAPLHAGLPTLFLVGDSTVKSGGQNGAIGWGERLAQYFDTRRINVVNAAIGGRSSRTFFTEGRWDRVLGQMKQGDMVVIQFGHNDGGRIGDPANKNRASSPGTGPETVEDTRPDGSKEQVHSFGWYTARYIADARGKGVTAVIASPIPHRDKWQQERDFANFADWGRQVAQAGGAHFMDLTLLVTDGYRKIGAERVDTFFSDARTHTNAAGAEFNAQRVVAGLKALPGNPLRPYFSDKATGIQ, from the coding sequence ATGTCCTTCTTGAGCACCTTGATCCGTGCCGGCGCGATGCTGTTGCTGGCCTGCGGCGTGGCGCATGCACAAGCCCCGGCGGCCGCCGTCAATACCGACCCGGCGCGCGCCCAGGTCAAGCTGCCCGAGCCGGCCAACCCCGCGCTACCGTCGATCATCCTGATCGGCGACTCCACCGTGCGCAACGGCCATGACGACGGCCAGGGCCAGGGCGCGCAAGGGCAGTGGGGGTGGGGCAATCCGCTCGCCGCCTGGTTCGATTCCACCAAGGTCAACGTCGTGAACCGCGCGGTCGGCGGCCTGTCCAGCCGCACCTACGCTACCTCCGGCCACTGGGAGCGCACGCTGGCTTTCGTGAAGCCGGGCGACATCGTCCTCATGCAGTTCGGCCACAACGACGCTTCCCCGATCAACGACGACAAGCGCGCCCGCGGCACGATCCGCGGCATCGGCAGCGAGTCCCAGGAGATCGACAACATCCTGACGGGCAAGCGCGAGACCGTCTACAGCTATGGCGGCTACCTGCGCAAGTACATTCTTGAAACCCGCGCCAAGGGCGCCACGCCGGTGGTGGTGTCGCTCATTCCGCGCAAGGCCTGGGTCGAGGAAGGCCCGGATGCCGGGAAGGTCCGCCGCAACAAGGGCGACTACGCCGGCTGGGCCGAGCAGGTCGCGCGCATGGAGAAGGTCGGCTTCATCGACCTGAACGAGCTGGCGGCGCGCCGCTATGATGAGATGGGCCGCGAGGGCGTGATGAAGATGTTCCCGGTCACCGTGCCGGACGAACGCATCCACACCAACTGGGCCGGCGCCGCGCTCAATGCGCAGCTGGTGGTGGACGGCCTGAAGGCGCTGGGCGACCCGCGCATGGCCTCGTTCCTGAAACCGGTCGAGGACGTGCGCCCGGTGGTCGACGCGCGCACCGTGCGCGAGGAAGCGCCCTTGCATGCTGGGCTGCCGACCCTGTTCCTGGTGGGCGACTCCACCGTCAAGAGCGGTGGCCAGAACGGCGCCATCGGCTGGGGCGAGCGCCTCGCCCAGTACTTCGACACCCGTCGAATCAATGTGGTCAACGCCGCCATCGGCGGACGCAGCAGCCGCACCTTCTTCACTGAAGGCCGCTGGGACCGCGTGCTCGGGCAGATGAAGCAGGGCGACATGGTCGTGATCCAGTTCGGCCACAACGACGGCGGCCGCATCGGCGACCCGGCCAACAAGAACCGGGCATCAAGCCCCGGCACCGGTCCCGAGACGGTCGAGGACACCCGGCCCGACGGCAGCAAGGAGCAGGTGCACAGCTTCGGCTGGTACACCGCCCGCTACATCGCCGACGCCAGGGGCAAGGGCGTGACCGCGGTGATCGCTTCGCCCATCCCGCACCGCGACAAGTGGCAGCAGGAGCGCGACTTCGCCAACTTCGCCGACTGGGGCCGCCAGGTCGCCCAGGCGGGCGGCGCGCACTTCATGGACCTGACCCTCCTGGTCACCGACGGCTACCGCAAGATCGGCGCGGAGCGCGTCGACACCTTCTTTTCCGACGCACGCACCCACACCAATGCCGCCGGCGCCGAATTCAACGCCCAGCGCGTGGTGGCCGGCCTGAAGGCACTGCCGGGCAATCCGCTGCGTCCGTACTTCTCCGACAAGGCGACGGGCATCCAGTGA
- a CDS encoding glycoside hydrolase family 88/105 protein: MTHPMPRRALIGLLVASLFPAMSAIAQDAPAAQEKGPAAADAMLHALDVKYPTRYQPMEANEVKAVLDRVFAYLDRSTPAELIHKVDSSPITDLGKPEQDAVLKPGDFRLTSYEWGVTYLGMLAAGQATGDQRYTDYTQKRHALLSQLTKTYLPVVQADRANSHAPIKSFLNPHALDDAGALCHSFLKAQVGGSKVDYSQMVGICGDFVTKHEYRLKDGTLARGGPDGKGGRKMRPLPDTLWLDDMFMGVPTMAYLGKVTGNRKHYDDAVNQVLQFSKRMFNPKLGIYMHGYVEGMRDHPELRWARANGWAVMAMVEVLEVLPKDHKGYKQVLDQLRAHIKGLAGYQTKEGFWHQLIDRNDTYQETSATAIYTYAIARAVNRGYVDAQMYGPMANLAWNAVASKVTAAGQIEGICVGTGMAFDPAFYAYRPTSVKAAHGYGPTLLAGAEIIEMNKKYKFGLNDSGLMFQGARQ, encoded by the coding sequence ATGACCCACCCCATGCCGCGCCGTGCCCTGATCGGCCTGCTCGTTGCGAGCCTGTTCCCGGCCATGAGCGCGATCGCGCAGGACGCGCCGGCGGCCCAGGAAAAAGGCCCGGCCGCGGCCGACGCCATGCTGCACGCCCTGGACGTCAAGTACCCGACCCGCTACCAGCCGATGGAAGCGAACGAGGTCAAGGCCGTGCTCGACCGCGTGTTCGCCTACCTGGACCGCAGCACGCCGGCCGAGCTGATCCACAAGGTCGACAGTTCGCCGATCACCGACCTGGGCAAGCCGGAACAGGACGCCGTATTGAAACCCGGCGACTTCCGGCTGACCAGCTACGAATGGGGCGTCACCTACCTGGGCATGCTGGCCGCGGGCCAGGCCACCGGCGACCAGCGCTACACCGACTACACCCAAAAGCGCCATGCGCTGCTGTCGCAGCTGACCAAAACCTACCTGCCGGTGGTGCAGGCCGACCGCGCCAACTCGCACGCGCCGATCAAGAGCTTCCTGAACCCGCACGCGCTGGACGACGCCGGTGCCCTGTGCCACAGCTTCCTGAAGGCCCAGGTGGGCGGCTCGAAGGTCGACTACAGCCAGATGGTCGGCATCTGCGGCGACTTCGTCACCAAGCACGAGTACCGCCTGAAGGACGGCACGCTGGCGCGCGGCGGCCCGGACGGCAAGGGCGGCCGCAAGATGCGTCCGCTGCCGGACACCCTGTGGCTGGACGACATGTTCATGGGCGTGCCGACCATGGCCTACCTGGGCAAGGTCACGGGCAACCGCAAGCACTACGACGACGCCGTCAACCAGGTGCTGCAGTTCTCGAAGCGCATGTTCAACCCGAAGCTGGGCATCTACATGCACGGCTACGTCGAAGGCATGCGCGACCATCCGGAACTGCGCTGGGCGCGCGCCAACGGCTGGGCGGTGATGGCCATGGTCGAGGTGCTGGAAGTGCTGCCGAAGGACCACAAGGGCTACAAGCAGGTGCTGGACCAGCTGCGCGCCCACATCAAGGGCCTGGCCGGCTACCAGACCAAGGAAGGCTTCTGGCACCAGCTGATCGACCGCAACGACACCTACCAGGAGACCTCGGCGACTGCGATCTACACCTACGCGATCGCACGCGCGGTCAACCGCGGCTACGTCGACGCCCAGATGTACGGCCCGATGGCGAACCTGGCCTGGAACGCGGTGGCCAGCAAGGTCACGGCGGCCGGCCAGATCGAAGGCATCTGCGTGGGCACCGGCATGGCCTTCGACCCGGCCTTCTACGCTTATCGTCCGACCAGCGTGAAGGCGGCGCACGGCTACGGCCCGACGCTGCTGGCCGGGGCGGAGATCATCGAGATGAACAAGAAGTACAAGTTCGGCTTGAATGACAGCGGCTTGATGTTCCAGGGCGCGCGTCAGTAA
- a CDS encoding alpha/beta hydrolase, with protein sequence MTQLAAGLALTTFGALPAAGAATSAGPLVLPLWPEGVPDAKAELGPNKVDEDGRTTNITEPSLTVYPAAVDRPNGTAVIICPGGGYVRQSTRREGEQYAYWLSTLGIASFVLTYRQQEFGHPAPLRDVLRAVRLVRAQAARFKVQPDRIGVMGSSAGGHLAATAGTLYEHPLGRTGAELDKVSARPDFLMLMYPVIAMEGPAVHAGSRKALLGASPKEAEVALMSPERQVTASTPPTLLIHTQADQAVPVENSILFYQALTRHKVPAEMVLFEQGSHGMGMRDGLGTASSWPRRAEEWLKMRGLLDKAR encoded by the coding sequence ATGACGCAGCTGGCTGCCGGTCTCGCGCTCACGACGTTTGGAGCCCTGCCAGCCGCAGGCGCCGCCACTTCCGCTGGCCCGCTGGTCCTGCCCTTGTGGCCGGAAGGCGTGCCCGACGCCAAAGCCGAACTCGGGCCGAACAAGGTCGACGAGGACGGCCGCACTACCAACATCACCGAGCCGAGCCTGACCGTGTACCCGGCGGCGGTGGACCGCCCCAACGGCACCGCGGTCATCATCTGCCCGGGCGGCGGCTACGTGCGCCAGTCGACCCGCCGCGAAGGCGAGCAGTACGCCTACTGGCTGAGCACCCTGGGCATCGCCAGTTTCGTGTTGACCTACCGCCAGCAGGAATTCGGCCACCCGGCGCCGCTGCGCGACGTGCTGCGCGCGGTGCGCCTGGTGCGCGCGCAGGCGGCGCGCTTCAAGGTCCAGCCGGACCGCATCGGCGTGATGGGCAGCTCGGCCGGCGGGCACCTGGCGGCCACCGCCGGCACCCTGTACGAGCATCCGCTCGGACGTACGGGCGCGGAGCTGGACAAGGTCAGCGCACGGCCCGACTTCCTGATGCTGATGTACCCGGTGATCGCGATGGAAGGCCCTGCCGTGCATGCCGGCTCGCGCAAGGCGCTGCTGGGCGCATCGCCCAAGGAGGCCGAGGTGGCCTTGATGTCGCCCGAGCGCCAGGTGACGGCCTCGACCCCGCCTACCCTCCTGATCCATACCCAGGCCGACCAGGCGGTGCCGGTCGAGAACAGCATCTTGTTCTACCAGGCGCTCACGCGGCACAAGGTGCCGGCGGAGATGGTTTTGTTCGAGCAGGGATCGCACGGGATGGGGATGCGGGATGGGCTGGGGACGGCGTCGAGCTGGCCGCGGCGGGCGGAGGAGTGGCTCAAGATGCGCGGGCTGCTCGACAAGGCCAGATGA
- a CDS encoding L-rhamnose mutarotase codes for MTTRAFRMKLKPGNEEEYRRRHDEIWPELAALLHGAGIHDYSIFLDEATLDLFAVMKLHPGHDLGPLPEHPVMKRWWDYMADLMEVEPGNRPKEWPLTQVFHMA; via the coding sequence ATGACGACTCGCGCATTCCGGATGAAGCTCAAGCCGGGCAACGAGGAGGAATACCGGCGCCGCCACGACGAGATCTGGCCGGAGCTGGCCGCGCTGCTGCACGGGGCGGGGATCCACGATTATTCGATCTTCCTGGACGAAGCGACGCTGGACCTGTTCGCTGTCATGAAGCTGCACCCGGGGCACGATCTCGGGCCGCTGCCGGAGCATCCGGTGATGAAGCGCTGGTGGGACTACATGGCGGACCTGATGGAGGTCGAGCCGGGCAACCGGCCGAAGGAGTGGCCGCTGACCCAAGTGTTCCACATGGCGTAG
- the rhaI gene encoding L-rhamnose catabolism isomerase → MKSVIDAGLVQDQNAKLDANLQADYDALGGVLSRRGVDIDKLTALAQTFAVAVPSWGAGTGGTRFARFPGRGEPRNVFEKMEDCAVINQLTRATPAVSLHFPWDKPSDVQELRGSAEELGLGFDAVNSNTFQDQVGQEHTYKYGSLTSMNAAARAQAVAHNIECIELGQALGSKALTVWVGDGANFPGQSNLRGALERYLDSMRSIYAALPDDWNIFIEHKLFEPAFYATTIADWGTSFACATTLGPKAKCLVDLGHHAPNTNIEMIVARLAQFGKLGGFHFNDSKYGDDDLDSGSINPFQLFLVFNELADAALREGAAFKPAYMLDQSHNVTDPIESLMSSAVEVQRAFVQSALVDRAELASLQEQNDVLQAAQCLKRAFRTDVGPILAMARVRSGGAADPVAAYRASGYRDRVASVRPAKAGASSSGIV, encoded by the coding sequence ATGAAAAGCGTGATCGACGCAGGCCTGGTGCAAGACCAGAACGCCAAACTGGACGCCAATCTGCAGGCCGACTACGACGCCCTGGGCGGCGTGCTGTCGCGCCGCGGCGTGGACATCGACAAACTGACCGCACTGGCCCAGACCTTCGCCGTGGCGGTCCCGAGCTGGGGCGCCGGCACCGGCGGCACGCGCTTCGCGCGCTTCCCGGGCCGTGGCGAGCCGCGCAACGTGTTCGAGAAGATGGAAGACTGCGCCGTGATCAACCAGTTGACCCGCGCCACCCCGGCCGTGTCGCTGCACTTCCCGTGGGACAAGCCGAGCGACGTGCAGGAACTGCGCGGCAGCGCCGAGGAACTCGGCCTGGGCTTCGACGCCGTCAACTCGAACACCTTCCAGGACCAGGTCGGCCAGGAACACACGTATAAATACGGCAGCCTGACCTCGATGAACGCCGCTGCACGCGCCCAGGCGGTGGCGCACAACATCGAATGCATCGAACTGGGTCAGGCGCTCGGTTCCAAGGCGCTGACGGTGTGGGTCGGCGACGGCGCCAACTTCCCGGGCCAGAGCAACCTGCGCGGCGCGCTGGAGCGCTACCTGGACAGCATGCGCAGCATCTACGCCGCACTGCCGGATGACTGGAACATCTTCATCGAACATAAACTGTTCGAGCCGGCCTTCTACGCCACCACCATCGCCGACTGGGGCACCAGCTTCGCCTGCGCCACCACCCTCGGCCCGAAGGCCAAGTGCCTGGTCGACCTCGGCCACCACGCACCGAACACCAACATCGAGATGATCGTGGCGCGCCTGGCGCAGTTCGGCAAGCTCGGCGGCTTCCACTTCAACGACAGCAAGTACGGCGACGACGACCTGGATTCGGGCTCGATCAATCCGTTCCAGCTGTTCCTGGTCTTCAACGAGCTGGCCGACGCGGCCCTGCGCGAAGGCGCGGCCTTCAAGCCGGCCTACATGCTGGACCAGTCGCACAACGTGACCGATCCGATCGAAAGCCTGATGAGCAGCGCGGTGGAAGTGCAGCGCGCCTTCGTGCAGTCGGCCCTGGTCGACCGCGCCGAACTGGCCTCGCTGCAGGAGCAGAACGACGTGCTGCAGGCCGCCCAGTGCCTGAAGCGCGCCTTCCGTACCGACGTCGGTCCGATCCTGGCCATGGCCCGCGTGCGCTCGGGCGGCGCCGCCGATCCGGTGGCCGCCTACCGCGCCAGCGGCTACCGCGACCGCGTCGCCAGCGTGCGTCCGGCCAAGGCCGGCGCAAGCAGCAGCGGCATCGTCTGA
- a CDS encoding glycoside hydrolase family 43 protein yields the protein MKRRTALGALAGAALLAGCAPLVRSRESQAYLFAYFIGNGADGLHLAASTDGYAWEALHGGASFLTPTVGGARLMRDPSLVRGPDGLYHMVWTSGWNDRSIGYASSPDLLNWSTQREIPVMGHEPTALNAWAPELFYDAKQGHYLILWSSTVPGRFPETEGKSEEKYNHRIYATSTRDFVSFTPIRLYYDPGFSVIDATLAQAFGKDWLLVKDETRYPPMKHLRVAQASGFAGPFGALGAPITPSGLWSEGPSVLQVGDEVIVYYDAYTAGHYGALRTRDMVNWEDVTAKLRFPNAGTKQRVRHGTAFAVPASLVEKIRAARP from the coding sequence ATGAAGCGCCGCACCGCCCTCGGCGCGCTGGCCGGCGCCGCCCTGCTGGCCGGCTGCGCTCCCCTTGTCCGCAGCAGGGAAAGCCAAGCCTACCTGTTCGCCTACTTCATCGGCAACGGCGCCGACGGCCTGCACCTGGCCGCCAGCACCGACGGCTACGCGTGGGAGGCCTTGCACGGCGGCGCCAGCTTCCTCACGCCCACCGTGGGCGGCGCCAGGCTGATGCGCGACCCGAGCCTGGTGCGCGGGCCGGACGGCCTGTACCACATGGTCTGGACCAGCGGCTGGAACGACCGCAGCATCGGCTACGCCTCCTCGCCCGACCTGCTGAACTGGTCGACCCAGCGCGAGATCCCGGTGATGGGCCACGAGCCGACCGCGCTGAACGCCTGGGCGCCCGAGCTGTTCTACGACGCGAAACAGGGCCACTACCTGATCCTGTGGTCGTCCACGGTGCCGGGGCGCTTCCCGGAAACCGAGGGCAAGAGCGAAGAGAAGTACAACCACCGCATCTACGCCACCAGCACCAGGGACTTCGTCAGCTTCACGCCGATCCGCCTGTATTACGACCCGGGCTTCTCGGTGATCGACGCCACGCTGGCGCAGGCTTTCGGCAAGGATTGGCTCTTGGTGAAGGACGAGACCCGTTACCCGCCGATGAAACACCTGCGGGTGGCCCAGGCGTCGGGCTTCGCCGGTCCCTTCGGGGCGCTGGGTGCGCCGATCACGCCGTCCGGCCTGTGGAGCGAAGGGCCGAGCGTGCTGCAGGTGGGCGACGAGGTGATCGTGTATTACGACGCCTACACGGCGGGGCACTATGGCGCGCTGCGCACGCGCGACATGGTGAACTGGGAGGACGTGACGGCGAAGCTGCGCTTTCCGAACGCCGGCACCAAGCAGCGGGTGCGGCATGGGACGGCGTTTGCGGTGCCGGCCAGCCTGGTGGAAAAAATCAGGGCGGCAAGGCCGTGA
- a CDS encoding DUF6250 domain-containing protein has product MKALFATLLLLAGGAQAACENWGTKGKLLHQDSFDGPLEGYVSEYARKPGNSIANRDGRLVIDVDSGATVWLDKPLSGDILIAYTRRVVMAGGPNDRLSDLNHFWMARDPANENLFTRSGKFEDYDDLDMYYAGVGGNHNETTRLRRYAGGQRVMVAERSGADWMLAPNRDYRVEIAVYRGCTRMLLDGREVFSYRDPHPFTQGYMGFRTTWSRHTIDNLTIHQLK; this is encoded by the coding sequence ATGAAAGCATTGTTCGCGACCTTGCTGCTCCTTGCGGGCGGCGCGCAGGCGGCCTGCGAGAACTGGGGCACCAAGGGCAAGCTGCTGCACCAGGACAGCTTTGACGGGCCGCTGGAAGGCTATGTGAGCGAGTATGCGCGCAAGCCGGGCAACAGCATCGCCAACCGCGACGGCCGCCTTGTCATCGACGTCGACTCGGGCGCCACCGTCTGGCTGGACAAGCCCCTGTCCGGCGACATCCTGATCGCCTACACGCGCCGCGTGGTGATGGCGGGCGGCCCGAACGATCGCCTGTCCGACCTGAACCACTTCTGGATGGCGCGCGACCCGGCCAACGAGAACCTGTTCACCCGCTCGGGCAAGTTCGAGGACTACGACGACCTCGACATGTATTATGCCGGCGTCGGCGGCAACCACAACGAGACCACCCGCCTGCGCCGCTATGCCGGCGGCCAGCGCGTGATGGTGGCCGAGCGCTCGGGTGCCGACTGGATGCTCGCGCCCAACCGCGACTACCGCGTGGAGATCGCGGTCTACCGCGGCTGCACCCGCATGCTGCTCGACGGCCGCGAGGTCTTTTCCTATCGCGACCCGCATCCCTTCACCCAGGGCTACATGGGATTTCGCACGACCTGGTCGCGCCACACCATCGACAACCTGACGATTCACCAGCTGAAATAA